The DNA segment GCGAGCAGCTTTTTACCCGCAGGAGTCAGTTGTACGACGAGGCAGCGATTATCCCGCGGATGCATTTGGCTCTGGGCGAGGTTTTTATCGACTAAGTGTTTGATTGCACGGCTAGCATTGGATTTATCTATGCTCAGTTTGCAGGCGAGTTCCTTAATGGTTTGCGGTTGATTGCCTATCTCAAACAAGGCATGGGCCTGTACTGGGGACAGAGGTAAATCGCCAAAGGCCGCATTGAGCATGCCTAAGTGTCTGACCATATAGCGGGAAAGGTGTCTCAGTTGGCTAGATGAGCCGGGATCATTTGCCATAGTCGGATTGAATGCCATCAGGGTTAACCAAAGTTGAGCCATGCAGCACTTGTGTGGGCTGGCAGTGGCTCAGTTCGAATCATTTAGTTGCAAGTTACAACGAAATTAGCGGGCTTTGCTCGGCTTTGCAATATTTCATTAACAAAATTTAAGGGTACATCTCAGGATTTAAAAACGGCGCCATGGCGAGGATGATCGCTTGGGTGTAATTGCTCTCACGGGTGGCGTGGCCGTGGGTGAGTAGGCCTATTGCGCCACCTTTTTGTTTAATGTTAACCGTATTAAACAGTCTATCCATCACATGACCCAACTCTTCACCCGCCTCGAGCGCCTGATAGACCTGCATAGGTAGTGGCAACAAGGCGCCTCGGCCAATGCTCAAACGGGCTTGGTGGGCAATCGCAATATAGGCGAAGGTCGCAGGACCAAACTCGAAACAATCGACGCCGCCTTCCATCGCAAAGTAATAATCCGCTTCAACGTGTTGCTGGCAATAGTGGACACGGTTGATAGCCCCTTGGCGGGTGTCGCTATCTGTCATTGGCTGCGCGGGCACGCCGGATGGCGCATCCATACCTTGAGTTTGGATCTCATAGTCGGGGAAGAGCAGCGCCATAGCATTGGCCGCCGCGTTAATTTTGACGGGGTTTTTCGAACCGACGATCACTTTGATAATGTTTTGTTGCATATAAGTTATTTATTTTGGTTTTTAATGTGGACGCTCGTTTGAATCATTGCTTAAATGGTCGGAGGTGTCTCGCCTCTGGGTTTTCTATTTTGCCATATTCATCGCCTTGGCTCAGTAAAAAAGCGAATGTATGGGGAGCAAATAGCCAGAGTCGTGCATCAGGAAGCGACATACGACTATTGCTCCTTCAGTCAATTAGCTGATTTAAGCAGTAAAGCTATGTCATTGAAGGAACTAAAATTAAGAGATAATAATAATGAAATTCAACAAACTCATGATCGCGATGGGGATGGCCTGCGGCGTTATGCTCACAGGCTGTAACGACAGCGAAGATAGCACTCCACCTACCGAACCTGAAACCCAGCTGCAAACCTTTGCCCCCAACGGCTTACTCAAAGTCAATATTCGTCGAACTACCTACGGTGTGCCCCATATCCAAGCCGATAACTTAGAAAGCTTAGGTTTTGGTAGCGGTTACGCGCAGGCGCAGGACAACCTCTGCGTGCTCGCCGATGGTTTTATTAAGGCCAACTCCCAACGCTCTATGTACTTTGGTCCCCATGCGTCGATTGATTTCACCACAGGGCAGCCCACCTCAGAAGACAATGGCAACTTAATCTCCGACTTTGCCTATAAAGCCTTAAAAATCCGTGAGCAAGCTGAGGCCAAGTGGCCACAGTTTAGCGAGCGCTCCCGTGCATTAATCCAAGGTTTTACCGCGGGTTATAACCAATACCTTGCCGATGTTGAGGCGGGTAAACAAACCGCCGAACCTTTCTGTGGCGGTCAACCGTGGGTGAAGCCCATTGTGCCAGAGGATGTGGTCACTTATCTGTTTTCCATCGCCCTATTACCCGGCGCGGCTAACTTCCTCGATTTGATTTTCTACGCCAACCCAGGGGATGGGCAGGAGTACATGCCACGCATCGTCGGACCTGCACCAAGCCAAGAACAAACCGCGTTTGTCAGCGATATGCAGTCTAAGTTGCTTGCCCGTGCGGCGCGCATTACCACACCCGAGACCAATCCTCGGGATTTAGGCTCTAACGGTTGGGGTTTGGGTAAAGATAAGACCGAAAATGGTCGCGGCATGGTGCTAGGCAATCCGCATTTCCCACACACGGGCAACCTGCGCTTCTGGCAATCGCACATTACTATCCCTGGCCAATTGGATATGATGGGCGGCTCGCTGGTGGGCATGCCAGGCCCTATCAACATTGGGTTTAACAAAGACTTAGCTTGGACTCATACCTTCTCAACCGCCGAACATTTTGTGATGTATAACCTCGAGTTGGTCTCGGGCGACAGATTGCAATACCTGTTTGATGGGCAGCCGATGCCGATCAATAAAGAGACAGTGTCTATCTTAGTGAACGCCGGCCCCGCTGGCATGTTAGTGGCCGAAAAGGATATTTATACCACGGCAAAAGGACCTATGGTCGAGGCGCCACCTTCGCTTGCACCTTTTGGTTGGGATGATGGCAGTGCCTTTATGATCCAAGATGCCAACATGGCAACTATGGATCCGGTCGATCATTGGCTCGCCATGAACTTAGCGACTAATAAAGACGAATTCCAACAAGCCTTTAAAGATTACGATGGGGTAATTTTCAATAACACTATGTATGCCGATAAAGAGGGTAACGCCTTCTACATCGACGACTCGACCGTGCCCGGTCTATCCGAGGCGGCCGTAGTGGTGCTCAAGACTTCGCCCGATATTAAGGCGGCCAAGCAGCAGGCGGGCTTTACCATTCTGCCGGGGAATACCTCATTATTTAGCTTTAATGGCCCAACCCCTTATGAGCGTGCGCCTAAGCTTGAGCGTAGCGACTTTGTGCAAAACTCCAATGACTCCTTCTGGTCAACCAACCTGAATGAGCCGCTGACGTACTTCTCGCCTATGTATGGTCCAGAAGCCGGGCAATTATCGCTGCGTACTCGTATGGGCTTAACCTTAATGCAGGATGCGGCGGGTAGCGATGGCAAGTTTAATCTGGAAGAGTTAGAAGCCGCGGTATTGTCGAATCGCAGTTATTTAGCTGAGTTGGTATTGCCGGATTTGATTGCCCAATGTGAGGCGCAGGGCAGTACGCCTGTGGTGGTATCTGCGAGCTTATCTAAGGATCTCACCTCAGCCTGTGCAGCGCTCAAAGCCTGGAACGGTAAGCAAGATAACGACAGTAAAGGCGGCGCCTTATTGCGTGAGTTTGCCCATCAGTTCAGCCAAAAAACCATGCTGACCAAGGGATTCGACCCCGCGAATGCGGCGACCACGCCTAACACGCTCACCACCGACGGTAGCGCATTAGTGGCGCTTGCCCATGCGGCCTTGAATCTTGAAGCCGCAGGTTTTGCCTTAGATGCACCGCTAGGTGATGTGCAGTTTGTCGAGAAATCACTCCCCGATGGCACTGCCAGCGGCGCGCGTTTACCTTGGCCGGGCAGCCATAACGCAGAAGGTGGATTCAACGTATTTTCGACGAGCTTATCGGGAGATGACACTCTGATCCCGCAGCATAAGTACGCGCCTTTGATGGACGTTGTTACGGGTAAGGCGATGGCCTCAGGCATGACGGTCAAGGGTTACCAAGTGCGTTACGGCTCAAGCTGGATGATGGCGGTAAGCTTTACCGATGAAGGCCCTGTCGCGCGCGGCATACTCACCTATTCGGAGTCGAGCAACATACTGTCACCTTCCTTTACCGACCAAAGCAATCTGTATTCCAGCAGTAAGAGTTTCCGTCCTTTACTGTTTAAGGAAGCCGATATTGCCCCTGCGGTGATTTCGACTACAGAGCTGACACTGCAAAAAGCCCAGTAATGGCTGAGTTGTCGTTAATCGATAGGCCCACTTAGGTGGGCCTTTTTTATGGGCTTTCTCTGGCGCAGCGCTTGCTGTTTCAAAATGTAAAAATTTAACAATATGGAGGGTGATCTACTTCAAACTTTATTAGCACTTGATTGAGTTCTATCCCAATTGGGCGATTTTTGCGACTTAACGCCACTTTGGTTTTTTTATCGACGACATGCAGATGTCGCAACTTAGGTGCTTGGGTGAATTTACTGTGTCTTCTTGGTGATTTATTGTGATCGTTTTGATGCGTTATTGAAAATTTATTACGCCAAATCATGGATCTAGGTCGCAATATCCGTTTTATTTGAAATTTCATTACTTAAAATGGCGTTAGATCAACTTTTGCTAAAGCTTTTTCGCTATCCTTACGCCGAATTTTTTATGCGGTATCACCGTAAGGTAATTTTAATATGCAAAAAGATGCGATCAGTGTTCTCGAAACACCTCAAAGCACGCAAGAAAGCACAACAAGACACTTACCATGGACGCGCCAAGACACGACTTGGATGCTAAGTTTATTCGGCACCGCTGTG comes from the Shewanella seohaensis genome and includes:
- a CDS encoding acylase, with translation MKFNKLMIAMGMACGVMLTGCNDSEDSTPPTEPETQLQTFAPNGLLKVNIRRTTYGVPHIQADNLESLGFGSGYAQAQDNLCVLADGFIKANSQRSMYFGPHASIDFTTGQPTSEDNGNLISDFAYKALKIREQAEAKWPQFSERSRALIQGFTAGYNQYLADVEAGKQTAEPFCGGQPWVKPIVPEDVVTYLFSIALLPGAANFLDLIFYANPGDGQEYMPRIVGPAPSQEQTAFVSDMQSKLLARAARITTPETNPRDLGSNGWGLGKDKTENGRGMVLGNPHFPHTGNLRFWQSHITIPGQLDMMGGSLVGMPGPINIGFNKDLAWTHTFSTAEHFVMYNLELVSGDRLQYLFDGQPMPINKETVSILVNAGPAGMLVAEKDIYTTAKGPMVEAPPSLAPFGWDDGSAFMIQDANMATMDPVDHWLAMNLATNKDEFQQAFKDYDGVIFNNTMYADKEGNAFYIDDSTVPGLSEAAVVVLKTSPDIKAAKQQAGFTILPGNTSLFSFNGPTPYERAPKLERSDFVQNSNDSFWSTNLNEPLTYFSPMYGPEAGQLSLRTRMGLTLMQDAAGSDGKFNLEELEAAVLSNRSYLAELVLPDLIAQCEAQGSTPVVVSASLSKDLTSACAALKAWNGKQDNDSKGGALLREFAHQFSQKTMLTKGFDPANAATTPNTLTTDGSALVALAHAALNLEAAGFALDAPLGDVQFVEKSLPDGTASGARLPWPGSHNAEGGFNVFSTSLSGDDTLIPQHKYAPLMDVVTGKAMASGMTVKGYQVRYGSSWMMAVSFTDEGPVARGILTYSESSNILSPSFTDQSNLYSSSKSFRPLLFKEADIAPAVISTTELTLQKAQ
- the yjjX gene encoding inosine/xanthosine triphosphatase, encoding MQQNIIKVIVGSKNPVKINAAANAMALLFPDYEIQTQGMDAPSGVPAQPMTDSDTRQGAINRVHYCQQHVEADYYFAMEGGVDCFEFGPATFAYIAIAHQARLSIGRGALLPLPMQVYQALEAGEELGHVMDRLFNTVNIKQKGGAIGLLTHGHATRESNYTQAIILAMAPFLNPEMYP